One Nonomuraea angiospora DNA segment encodes these proteins:
- the glgP gene encoding alpha-glucan family phosphorylase: MRAIRRFTVRTVLPAELAALGELVHNLRWSWHPETLDLFAEVDAALWEQVGHDPVALLGAVTPARLRELAADRRFLRRLADAADDLREYMTSPRWYQTLPDGARAIAYFSPEYGIAAALPQYSGGLGILAGDHLKAASDLGVPILAVGLLYRHGYFTQSLSPEGWQLEHYPSLDAGGLPLSLLKDAGGETVKIRLALPGERELHAQVWVAQVGRVPLLLLDSDVAENDTAARDITDRLYGGGTDHRLMQELLLGVGGVRAIRAYCKITGHADPEVFHTNEGHAGFLGLERIRELTEARLSFDEALEAVRAGTVFTTHTPVPAGIDRFPVDMIERHFGGANAWPTVPVERILALGAEADPTRFNMAVMGMRLAQRVNGVSVLHGKVSREMFKDLWPGFDVAEVPIGSITNGVHAPTWVGRELMELAERELPSLLERARGWEGIQKISDADLWQIRGTLRQRLVEGARVRLRRSWRERGASDAELGWIDDALDPEVLTIGFARRVPSYKRLTLMLRDPRRLTELLLDPDKPVQIVIAGKAHPADEGGKKLIQQIVKFADQANVRHRIVFLPDYDMALGQLMVQGCDVWLNNPLRPLEASGTSGMKSALNGGLNLSIRDGWWDEWYDGTNGWAIPTADGVTDADRRDELEAAALYDLIEHEVADRFYDRPVDGLPRRWMEMVKHTLTSLGPKVLAGRMLRDYVVDLYNPAAAAANALSADSYAPAKAFAAWRVRVTRAWPGVRVEHVEATGVGDTPEVGASIELHATIALGDLEPDDVLVEAAYGKVGPHDELMRPTYAKLTVASAGDDGRAHYTGTVPLDRTGAFGYTVRVVPYHPLVATPAELGLIAVPEEPVGMTNGTLR, encoded by the coding sequence CTGGACCTCTTCGCGGAGGTCGATGCCGCCCTCTGGGAGCAGGTCGGTCACGACCCCGTGGCCCTGCTCGGCGCCGTGACCCCCGCCCGGCTCCGCGAGCTGGCCGCAGATCGCCGCTTCCTGCGTCGCCTCGCCGACGCGGCCGACGACCTGCGCGAATACATGACCTCCCCGCGCTGGTACCAGACGCTCCCCGACGGGGCGCGGGCCATCGCGTACTTCTCCCCGGAATACGGCATCGCCGCCGCCCTCCCTCAGTATTCGGGTGGTCTCGGCATCCTGGCCGGAGACCACCTCAAAGCCGCCAGCGACCTGGGTGTGCCCATCCTCGCGGTCGGCCTGCTCTATCGCCACGGCTACTTCACGCAGTCCCTGTCGCCGGAGGGCTGGCAGCTGGAGCACTATCCGTCGCTCGACGCGGGCGGCCTGCCGCTGAGCCTGCTGAAGGACGCCGGCGGCGAGACCGTCAAGATCCGCCTCGCCCTGCCGGGCGAGCGCGAGCTGCACGCGCAGGTGTGGGTGGCGCAGGTCGGGCGGGTGCCGCTGCTGCTGCTCGACTCCGACGTGGCCGAGAACGACACGGCCGCCCGCGACATCACCGACCGCCTCTACGGCGGGGGCACCGACCACCGGCTCATGCAGGAGCTGCTGCTGGGCGTGGGCGGCGTCCGCGCCATCAGGGCGTACTGCAAGATCACCGGGCACGCCGATCCCGAGGTGTTCCACACGAACGAGGGGCACGCCGGCTTCCTCGGCCTGGAGCGCATCCGCGAGCTCACCGAGGCGCGGCTGTCGTTCGACGAGGCGCTGGAGGCGGTGCGGGCGGGCACGGTGTTCACCACGCACACGCCCGTCCCCGCGGGCATCGACAGGTTCCCGGTGGACATGATCGAGCGCCACTTCGGCGGCGCGAACGCCTGGCCGACCGTGCCCGTCGAGCGGATCCTGGCGCTGGGCGCCGAGGCCGATCCCACCCGGTTCAACATGGCCGTCATGGGCATGCGGCTGGCCCAGCGGGTCAACGGCGTCTCCGTGCTGCACGGCAAGGTCAGCCGGGAGATGTTCAAGGATCTCTGGCCCGGATTTGACGTGGCCGAGGTGCCGATCGGGTCGATCACCAACGGCGTGCACGCGCCCACCTGGGTCGGCAGGGAGCTCATGGAGCTGGCCGAGCGCGAGCTGCCCTCGCTGCTGGAGCGGGCCCGCGGCTGGGAGGGCATCCAGAAGATCTCCGACGCCGACCTCTGGCAGATCAGGGGCACGCTGCGGCAGCGGCTCGTCGAGGGCGCCCGGGTGCGCCTGCGCAGGTCGTGGCGCGAGCGCGGCGCCTCGGACGCCGAGCTCGGATGGATCGACGACGCGCTCGACCCCGAGGTGCTGACCATCGGCTTCGCCCGGCGGGTGCCGTCGTACAAGCGGCTCACGCTGATGCTGCGCGATCCCCGGCGGCTCACCGAGCTGCTGCTCGACCCGGACAAGCCGGTCCAGATCGTGATCGCCGGCAAGGCGCACCCCGCCGACGAGGGCGGGAAGAAGCTGATCCAGCAGATCGTCAAGTTCGCCGACCAGGCCAACGTGCGCCACCGCATCGTCTTCCTGCCCGACTACGACATGGCGCTGGGCCAGCTCATGGTCCAGGGCTGCGACGTCTGGCTGAACAACCCGCTGCGCCCGCTGGAGGCGTCCGGCACCTCGGGGATGAAGTCCGCGCTGAACGGCGGGCTCAACCTGTCGATCCGCGACGGCTGGTGGGACGAGTGGTACGACGGCACCAACGGCTGGGCGATCCCGACCGCCGACGGCGTGACGGACGCCGACCGGCGCGACGAGCTGGAGGCCGCCGCCCTCTACGACCTGATCGAGCACGAGGTGGCCGACCGGTTCTACGACCGTCCCGTGGACGGGCTGCCGCGGCGCTGGATGGAGATGGTCAAGCACACGCTCACCTCGCTGGGCCCCAAGGTGCTGGCCGGGCGCATGCTGCGGGACTACGTGGTCGACCTGTACAACCCGGCCGCCGCCGCGGCCAACGCGCTGTCGGCCGACTCGTACGCGCCCGCGAAGGCGTTCGCGGCCTGGCGGGTCCGGGTCACCAGGGCCTGGCCCGGGGTGCGCGTCGAGCACGTCGAGGCCACCGGCGTGGGGGACACGCCGGAGGTGGGCGCCTCCATCGAGCTGCACGCCACGATCGCGCTCGGCGACCTGGAGCCCGACGACGTGCTGGTCGAGGCCGCCTACGGCAAGGTCGGGCCGCACGACGAGCTGATGCGCCCGACGTACGCGAAGCTCACCGTCGCCTCGGCGGGCGACGACGGGCGGGCCCACTACACGGGCACGGTGCCGCTCGACCGTACGGGCGCGTTCGGATACACCGTGCGCGTCGTGCCGTACCACCCGCTCGTGGCCACCCCCGCCGAGCTCGGCCTGATCGCCGTGCCGGAGGAACCCGTGGGCATGACAAATGGCACATTGCGTTAA